The following proteins are encoded in a genomic region of Rattus rattus isolate New Zealand chromosome 2, Rrattus_CSIRO_v1, whole genome shotgun sequence:
- the LOC116892961 gene encoding LOW QUALITY PROTEIN: mortality factor 4-like protein 1 (The sequence of the model RefSeq protein was modified relative to this genomic sequence to represent the inferred CDS: substituted 1 base at 1 genomic stop codon), protein MAPKQDPKPKFQEGKRVLCFHGPLLYEAKCVKVAIKDKQVKYFIHYSGWNKNYWNFDAVRPRCSEKSLKTHEDIVALFPVPEGAPSVHHPLLTSSWDEWVPESRVLKYVDTNLPKQRELQKANQEQYAEGKMRGAAPGKKASGLQQKNVEVKTKKNKQKTPGNGDGGSTSETPQPPRKKRARVDPTVENEETFMNRVEVKVKIPEELKPWLVDDWNLITRQKQLFYLPAKKNVDSILEDYANYKKSPGNTDNKEYAVNEVVAGIKEYFDVMLGTQLFYKFERPQYAEILADHPDAPMSQVYGAPHXLRLFVRIGAMLAYTPLDEKSLALLLNYLHDFLKYLAKNSATLFSASDYEVAPPEYHRKAV, encoded by the exons ATGGCGCCCAAGCAGGACCCGAAGCCTAAATTCCAGGAGGGCAAGCGAGTGCTGTGCTTTCATGGGCCTCTTCTTTATGAAGCAAAGTGTGTAAAGGTTGCCATAAAGGACAAACAAGTGAAGTATTTTATCCATTACAGTGGCTGGAATAAAAACTACTGGAACTTTGa TGCTGTGAGGCCCAGGTGCTCTGAAAAATCTTTGAAGACACATGAGGATATTGTAGCCCTTTTTCCTGTTCCTGAAGGAGCTCCCTCAGTACACCACCCCCTCCTGACCTCTAGTTGGGATGAATGGGTGCCAGAAAGCAGAGTACTCAAATACGTGGACACCAATTTGCCGAAACAGCGAGAACTTCAAAAGGCCAATCAGGAACAATATGCAGAGGGCAAGATGAGAGGGGCTGCTCCAGGGAAGAAGGCATCCGGTCTGCAACAGAAAAATGTTgaagtgaaaacaaaaaagaacaaacagaaaacacctgGAAACGGAGATGGTGGCAGTACCAGTGAGACACCTCAGCCTCCTAGGAAGAAGAGAGCCCGGGTAGATCCGACcgttgaaaatgaagaaacattcaTGAATAGAGTTGAGGTTAAAGTGAAGATTCCTGAGGAGCTGAAACCATGGCTTGTAGATGACTGGAACTTAATCACCAGACAAAAGCAGCTTTTTTATCTTCCTGCCAAGAAGAATGTGGATTCCATTTTGGAGGATTATGCAAACTATAAGAAGTCTCCAGGAAATACAGATAATAAGGAGTATGCTGTTAATGAGGTTGTGGCGGGGATAAAGGAGTACTTCGATGTAATGTTGGGCACTCAGCTATTCTACAAATTTGAGAGACCACAGTATGCTGAAATTCTGGCCGATCACCCGGATGCACCCATGTCCCAGGTGTATGGAGCGCCACACTAACTGAGATTGTTTGTGCGAATTGGAGCAATGTTGGCCTATACACCTCTAGATGAGAAAAGCCTTGCTTTATTACTGAACTATCTACATGATTTCCTCAAGTACCTGGCAAAGAATTCTGCAACTCTGTTCAGTGCCAGTGATTATGAAGTGGCTCCTCCTGAGTACCATCGGAAAGCCGTGTGA